Proteins co-encoded in one Dehalogenimonas sp. WBC-2 genomic window:
- a CDS encoding ferrous iron transport protein B, with protein MDKKKIRVALAGNPNSGKTTLFNRLTGSKQHVGNWPGVTVEKKEGRLKYSGYELEIVDLPGVYSLTAHSLDEIVTRNYIIDEKPDVVVNIIDASNLERNLYLTVQLMEMEIPFIIALNMMDEVESRKYKIDVEGLSREMNTPVVAMIATKGQGIDELLKEVLETSSNKERSYGVRINYGREIETQVDRLEAVIQENGHTSYSPRWLALKLIEGDPEVIKQFEGIKYG; from the coding sequence ATGGATAAAAAGAAAATCAGGGTTGCCCTGGCGGGTAATCCTAATTCAGGAAAAACAACTCTGTTCAATAGGCTTACCGGCTCAAAACAGCATGTGGGCAACTGGCCAGGGGTGACCGTTGAAAAGAAAGAAGGGAGATTGAAATATTCCGGATATGAACTGGAGATTGTTGACTTGCCTGGGGTATATAGTCTAACCGCACATTCTCTTGATGAAATTGTGACCAGGAACTACATTATTGATGAAAAACCCGATGTAGTTGTCAATATTATTGACGCATCCAACCTGGAAAGGAATCTATACTTAACCGTCCAGTTAATGGAGATGGAAATACCGTTTATTATAGCCCTTAACATGATGGATGAAGTTGAGTCAAGAAAATACAAGATTGATGTGGAGGGGTTATCACGAGAAATGAACACTCCGGTAGTAGCGATGATCGCTACTAAAGGCCAGGGTATTGATGAACTGCTAAAAGAGGTACTGGAAACATCATCCAACAAAGAGCGGTCTTATGGCGTCAGAATCAACTATGGGCGGGAAATCGAAACGCAGGTTGACCGTTTAGAAGCAGTCATCCAGGAAAATGGGCATACTAGTTATTCACCAAGATGGCTGGCACTCAAGTTGATAGAAGGGGATCCTGAGGTAATAAAACAATTTGAGGGTATCAAATATGGTTAA
- a CDS encoding ferredoxin, translating into MALKITDECISCGACEPECPNAAITEGEVIYIIDPAKCTECVGSFSTKQCVDICPVDCCVPDEAYPETHEALLEKWKTLHPGEEPKVK; encoded by the coding sequence ATGGCTTTGAAAATTACCGATGAGTGCATAAGCTGTGGCGCCTGTGAACCGGAATGCCCCAACGCTGCCATCACTGAAGGCGAGGTTATCTACATCATCGACCCGGCCAAGTGCACCGAATGTGTCGGCTCATTCTCCACCAAGCAGTGTGTTGATATCTGCCCAGTAGACTGTTGCGTCCCGGATGAGGCATATCCTGAAACCCACGAGGCTCTTCTGGAGAAATGGAAGACCCTTCACCCCGGCGAAGAACCCAAGGTAAAATAA
- a CDS encoding phosphopantetheine adenylyltransferase, translating into MKIALYPGSFDPVTAGHLDIISRSAKIFDKLIVGVYDTPDKKLMFTTAERVDLARQAVADLPNVEVKPFSGLMVEFAKREGVATVVRGLRVNNDFELEFDMAMINRRLAPEIELVCLLASPDYQFLSSSILKEVARLGGNIDGLVPPFVADAVRRKVQ; encoded by the coding sequence ATGAAAATCGCTCTATATCCCGGTTCCTTTGACCCCGTCACCGCCGGTCATCTGGATATCATCAGCCGTTCGGCCAAAATTTTTGATAAACTTATCGTCGGCGTTTATGACACCCCGGACAAGAAGCTGATGTTCACCACCGCTGAGCGGGTAGACCTCGCCCGCCAGGCCGTCGCTGACCTGCCCAATGTTGAGGTCAAACCTTTCTCCGGCCTGATGGTGGAGTTCGCCAAACGTGAGGGTGTGGCTACCGTCGTCCGCGGTCTTCGCGTTAATAATGACTTTGAGCTTGAGTTCGACATGGCCATGATCAACCGCCGCCTGGCTCCGGAGATTGAGCTCGTCTGCCTCCTGGCCTCCCCGGACTACCAGTTCCTGTCCTCCAGTATCTTAAAAGAAGTCGCCCGTCTCGGCGGCAACATAGACGGCCTCGTCCCGCCCTTCGTCGCCGATGCCGTCCGCAGGAAGGTACAATAA
- a CDS encoding ribosomal RNA small subunit methyltransferase D: MPENRAAIDGGKAIMHNWDMGYMRVIAGECKGRPIKVPDRRATRPATELVRGAIFSMLANLTDNWDQVLDLFSGSGSLGIEALSQGAGHVDFVEQERVCCDVIEKNLKNCGLEDRAHVHCVPVERAIAFLDRAYDIILMDPPYRREDIGKFLDKLARTPLVRDHTWLVITHSPRVTLDELYADLKMYKERRHGDSVISIYHKEAAST; this comes from the coding sequence ATGCCTGAAAATCGCGCCGCCATTGACGGCGGCAAAGCCATAATGCACAATTGGGACATGGGTTACATGAGAGTCATCGCCGGAGAGTGCAAGGGCCGCCCCATCAAGGTGCCTGATCGCCGCGCCACCCGTCCGGCTACTGAGCTGGTCCGCGGCGCTATCTTCTCCATGCTTGCCAACCTCACCGACAACTGGGATCAGGTGCTGGATCTCTTCTCCGGTTCCGGTTCGCTCGGCATAGAGGCCCTGTCTCAGGGCGCCGGGCACGTGGATTTCGTGGAGCAGGAGCGTGTCTGCTGTGATGTAATTGAAAAAAATTTAAAAAATTGCGGCCTGGAAGATCGCGCCCATGTCCATTGCGTCCCGGTGGAGCGCGCCATCGCCTTCCTTGACCGCGCCTATGACATCATCCTCATGGATCCGCCTTACCGCCGTGAGGACATCGGTAAGTTTTTGGATAAGCTTGCCCGAACACCCCTCGTCCGTGACCATACCTGGCTGGTCATCACTCACTCGCCGCGCGTCACCCTGGATGAACTTTACGCCGACCTTAAAATGTACAAGGAACGCCGCCACGGAGATTCCGTCATCAGCATTTATCATAAGGAGGCCGCAAGCACATGA
- a CDS encoding reductive dehalogenase has translation MSSFHSTVSRRDFMKGLGLTGAGLGSAAVLSPSFGDLDGIMSSGASAEKPWWVKQTDQATVEYDWDLIKRFDARKVMNSPMGPPQWVSTEEWAQVQKTAAQNQLDWLTEHRPGYTLRDHALYKGAMGGEGAPGVTNYNWLGPLKAPTPEKLGVPRWEGTAEENTLMLRSALRFFGAADIGILELDENIKKLVYTHPRVAPYKTYEFENVDQSYETDDKWVIPTNKNLFVVTVLGQSSIDGYSTTPSWIQRAASDNTVRLNSGILASTQEFLRTLGYQGLAGHERNAIGPAPAFGTLSGLGELCRNTQVLTPLYGLMVRAVRFITDLPLTPTKPIDAGIWRFCHDCAKCADHCPSEAIPKDREPSWEIPGGWNNPGKKVWYVQAIKCQSTRDMMTRDCGLCMTACVYTKKDYAGIHGVVKGAISSTGMFNSFFKGMDDRFGYGTEFGPTRNPLIGNFNEEAEDFWIKEIPQFGVNSMIGMKTR, from the coding sequence ATGTCTAGTTTTCATTCGACGGTAAGTAGAAGAGATTTCATGAAAGGGCTTGGGTTGACTGGTGCGGGGTTGGGTAGTGCGGCTGTATTATCACCATCTTTTGGAGACCTTGATGGCATTATGTCTTCAGGGGCAAGCGCGGAAAAACCATGGTGGGTGAAGCAAACCGACCAAGCTACGGTAGAATATGATTGGGATCTTATAAAACGATTTGATGCCCGCAAGGTTATGAACAGTCCGATGGGGCCGCCTCAATGGGTTAGTACTGAAGAGTGGGCACAAGTGCAAAAAACTGCTGCCCAAAACCAGTTGGATTGGTTGACTGAGCACAGACCTGGCTACACACTAAGAGACCATGCTCTATACAAAGGAGCTATGGGCGGTGAAGGCGCACCGGGAGTAACCAACTATAACTGGTTAGGACCGTTGAAAGCCCCAACTCCGGAGAAATTGGGAGTTCCAAGATGGGAGGGCACCGCTGAAGAGAACACCCTAATGCTACGCTCTGCTTTGCGGTTTTTCGGTGCAGCGGATATTGGGATTCTTGAACTTGACGAGAATATCAAGAAGTTGGTTTATACACACCCGCGTGTGGCACCATACAAAACCTATGAGTTTGAGAATGTTGACCAAAGCTACGAAACTGACGATAAGTGGGTTATACCTACAAATAAGAATTTGTTTGTGGTAACCGTTTTAGGACAATCATCTATTGATGGATATTCAACCACACCTTCTTGGATACAGCGAGCTGCGTCAGATAATACAGTAAGGCTTAATTCAGGGATTTTAGCGAGTACTCAAGAATTTTTACGTACCCTTGGATATCAGGGTCTGGCCGGACATGAACGCAATGCTATCGGGCCGGCTCCGGCTTTCGGGACTTTATCAGGCCTAGGAGAATTGTGCCGTAATACTCAGGTGCTTACCCCTCTCTATGGCCTCATGGTTCGGGCGGTCAGATTTATAACCGATCTTCCTTTAACGCCAACAAAACCCATCGACGCCGGGATCTGGCGTTTCTGTCATGATTGTGCCAAGTGTGCGGACCACTGTCCATCTGAAGCCATACCCAAGGACCGAGAGCCATCATGGGAAATACCTGGCGGATGGAACAATCCAGGAAAGAAAGTTTGGTATGTACAGGCAATAAAATGCCAAAGTACCCGGGATATGATGACTCGTGATTGCGGACTTTGCATGACTGCCTGTGTTTACACAAAAAAAGACTATGCCGGTATTCATGGAGTCGTTAAAGGCGCAATCTCGTCTACAGGTATGTTCAATTCCTTCTTTAAGGGTATGGATGACCGGTTTGGTTATGGCACTGAGTTCGGTCCTACCCGTAACCCTTTGATCGGGAACTTTAATGAAGAGGCAGAGGATTTTTGGATTAAAGAAATCCCTCAGTTCGGTGTGAACAGCATGATAGGCATGAAGACACGTTGA
- a CDS encoding ribonucleotide reductase of class II (ribonucleotide reductase of class II (coenzyme B12-dependent)) has product MVLEIVKEARLSLSPNSKRVLEKRYLRRNRKGEIIEMPEGMFRRVAEAVASAESLYNTGADTEMVADEFYKVMAALEFLPNSPTLLNAGTEAGQLSSCFVLPVPDSVEETFDAVKYTALIHKSGGGIGFNVSHIRPKGSAVGEHLDAAGGPVALVHVFAGAADYIRQGGVRRGCNSVVLSVDHPDILDFIKAKNNPLTLTNFYNSVSVTDDFMTRVKEGKDYPLIDPYTGRVAGYLSAREVFEQIVDQAWRTGDPGLVFTDRINRDNPTPYLGRLETITGCGEQALLDYESCNLGSINLVRMLKATDDGLEIDFDKIARIVPIAVRFLDNVIDINRFPILAIAQATKRTRKIGLGIMGFADMLIRLGIPYNSTKAITVAEEVMEFITGLAHEASHQLAEERGVFPAYKGSSHEAKSVTMRNACCTTIAPTGTLSIIAGVSSGIEPIFASVFVRNILDGENLLEINPYFEEVARERGFFTRELIEQLVLTNHLYRRSEIPEDVRKVFVTAHRVSPDWHVRLQAAFQRHTDNAVSKTVNFPKSATKEDIAKVFTMAFEQGLKGITVYRDNSRELQPLCTSDTGLQLVRNLFQVQA; this is encoded by the coding sequence ATGGTCCTGGAGATAGTAAAAGAAGCCCGTTTAAGTCTGAGCCCTAACAGTAAGAGGGTATTGGAGAAGCGTTACCTGCGGCGTAACCGTAAGGGCGAGATCATTGAGATGCCGGAAGGGATGTTCCGAAGGGTGGCTGAAGCCGTTGCCTCAGCCGAATCACTTTATAACACTGGTGCCGATACTGAGATGGTGGCGGATGAGTTTTATAAGGTGATGGCGGCACTTGAGTTTTTGCCCAACTCACCGACGCTTTTAAATGCCGGGACTGAGGCCGGGCAGTTGTCATCTTGTTTTGTACTGCCGGTGCCTGATTCAGTGGAAGAGACCTTTGACGCGGTAAAGTACACCGCGCTGATCCATAAGAGCGGCGGCGGCATCGGTTTTAATGTGTCCCACATCAGGCCCAAGGGCAGCGCAGTAGGGGAACATCTGGATGCGGCCGGCGGACCGGTGGCACTGGTACATGTCTTTGCCGGGGCGGCTGACTATATCAGACAGGGAGGGGTCAGGCGAGGCTGCAACTCGGTGGTGTTGTCGGTAGATCACCCTGACATACTGGATTTCATCAAGGCCAAGAATAACCCACTGACTTTAACCAACTTCTACAACTCCGTGTCGGTTACCGATGATTTTATGACCAGGGTCAAAGAGGGTAAAGACTATCCGCTGATTGACCCTTATACCGGCAGAGTGGCCGGATACCTGAGCGCCAGGGAAGTGTTTGAGCAGATAGTGGATCAGGCTTGGCGCACCGGAGACCCGGGGCTGGTGTTCACCGACCGTATCAACCGGGATAACCCGACGCCATACCTTGGTCGACTGGAGACGATCACCGGCTGCGGTGAGCAGGCGCTGTTGGATTATGAATCCTGCAATCTTGGCTCCATCAATCTGGTAAGGATGCTTAAGGCGACAGATGATGGTCTGGAGATAGATTTTGACAAGATAGCCAGGATAGTGCCCATTGCAGTCAGGTTTTTAGATAACGTCATCGACATCAACCGTTTCCCAATATTGGCGATCGCACAGGCGACCAAGCGCACCAGAAAGATCGGCCTGGGTATCATGGGCTTTGCCGACATGCTCATCAGACTTGGTATCCCCTATAACTCGACCAAGGCTATTACGGTGGCTGAAGAGGTAATGGAGTTTATCACAGGTTTGGCCCATGAGGCGTCTCACCAACTGGCTGAAGAGAGAGGGGTATTCCCGGCTTACAAGGGCAGCAGTCATGAGGCCAAGAGCGTGACCATGCGTAATGCCTGCTGCACCACTATCGCCCCCACCGGGACACTATCGATCATCGCCGGGGTATCCAGTGGTATAGAGCCGATATTTGCCAGCGTGTTTGTCAGAAACATCCTGGACGGGGAGAACCTGCTGGAGATTAACCCCTATTTTGAGGAAGTAGCCAGAGAGAGAGGCTTCTTTACCCGGGAGCTTATAGAGCAGCTGGTGTTGACCAATCACCTCTACCGCCGGAGCGAGATACCGGAGGATGTCAGGAAGGTATTTGTTACCGCCCATCGGGTATCGCCGGACTGGCACGTCAGGCTGCAGGCTGCCTTCCAGAGGCATACCGACAATGCTGTATCCAAGACGGTGAACTTCCCAAAGAGCGCCACCAAAGAAGATATAGCCAAGGTATTCACCATGGCCTTTGAGCAGGGACTTAAGGGTATCACGGTATACCGGGATAACAGCCGGGAACTGCAGCCGTTGTGCACCAGTGACACCGGGCTGCAACTGGTCAGGAATTTGTTCCAGGTGCAAGCATAG
- a CDS encoding reductive dehalogenase produces the protein MGNPQVSRRNFVKTIGLGSAIALGTAAASAVRIEAADEIDPPGRARSSHRHEYPDVLPGYMADNIEPREGYIGTTKIIGGLSLFDERDHGFAQTVRRTSQKDWSGKWGETVFKAVQEKNTYVASMSTEEKEDFIWASAMVQATDQIHVNMGPGRFEQIAIASNKLELSPADMTAKIKKVAKWYGAEMVGIAEINESMRPFVYKIGRTQGTYRGGWNGYEDTGRDIPWPYPYKYCIVCGNFEDLQTTKGNVGGLNNIAVATECSDDDIYPTYLETVIRQLGYDAKAQPFSNKDIMEGPFAVAAGIGELGRSGLVVTPWGAHVRLYEVLTNMPLIPDKPIDFGLQNMCRVCRKCADNCPSGAITDAVEPTEVMTTTSTVRWEWDPYKCMAYRITYGCSTCAAVCVYSKPNSALHNAGRFLAKQELVQPVLRGIDDLFYGKNPKPRQLSAWAPWRI, from the coding sequence ATGGGTAATCCACAAGTTTCAAGACGAAATTTTGTTAAAACAATTGGGCTAGGAAGCGCGATAGCCCTCGGTACAGCGGCAGCAAGTGCTGTAAGAATCGAAGCTGCTGATGAAATAGATCCTCCTGGTAGAGCCCGTAGTTCTCATAGGCACGAGTATCCCGATGTTCTTCCCGGTTATATGGCTGATAACATCGAACCAAGGGAAGGTTATATTGGCACGACGAAGATAATCGGCGGGTTGTCTCTATTTGATGAAAGAGATCATGGATTTGCCCAAACAGTTCGCAGAACATCCCAGAAGGATTGGTCAGGCAAATGGGGCGAAACTGTTTTCAAGGCAGTACAAGAAAAAAACACCTATGTTGCTAGTATGTCTACCGAGGAAAAAGAGGATTTTATTTGGGCAAGCGCGATGGTGCAAGCAACCGATCAAATTCACGTCAACATGGGGCCTGGACGTTTTGAACAAATCGCAATCGCGTCAAATAAGCTTGAATTATCTCCGGCAGACATGACGGCCAAGATAAAGAAAGTTGCGAAGTGGTATGGCGCCGAGATGGTAGGTATTGCTGAAATAAATGAAAGTATGCGCCCATTTGTATATAAAATCGGGCGAACACAAGGTACCTATAGGGGGGGCTGGAATGGATATGAGGATACCGGGAGGGATATTCCATGGCCATATCCATATAAGTATTGCATTGTCTGTGGGAATTTTGAAGACCTACAAACTACAAAGGGAAATGTTGGTGGTTTAAACAACATTGCTGTTGCCACGGAGTGTAGTGACGACGATATTTATCCAACATACCTTGAAACAGTAATTCGCCAACTTGGTTATGATGCGAAAGCTCAACCATTTTCGAATAAAGATATTATGGAGGGACCTTTCGCAGTCGCAGCTGGTATTGGCGAACTCGGTCGAAGTGGTCTGGTGGTAACCCCTTGGGGGGCGCACGTGCGACTTTATGAAGTATTAACCAATATGCCTTTAATACCCGATAAACCCATTGATTTTGGCCTACAAAATATGTGTAGGGTTTGTAGAAAATGCGCCGATAATTGTCCTTCGGGAGCAATAACTGATGCTGTCGAGCCAACTGAAGTTATGACAACTACCAGTACTGTCAGGTGGGAATGGGATCCATATAAATGTATGGCATATCGTATCACCTATGGGTGTTCAACTTGTGCCGCTGTTTGTGTTTATAGCAAGCCAAATTCCGCATTGCACAATGCTGGAAGATTTTTGGCAAAACAAGAGCTTGTTCAACCAGTACTGCGAGGCATAGACGACCTATTTTATGGGAAAAATCCCAAGCCCAGGCAACTATCAGCTTGGGCTCCGTGGAGAATCTAG